In Canis lupus familiaris isolate Mischka breed German Shepherd chromosome 9, alternate assembly UU_Cfam_GSD_1.0, whole genome shotgun sequence, a single window of DNA contains:
- the KIF2B gene encoding kinesin-like protein KIF2B, translated as MASQLCLPAAPRLAALKPLKPPSGDVQVGICVAIQRSDGRIHLAVVTEIKRENSWVTVEWVEKGVKKGKKVDLETIFLLNPALASAGHPTPSPLLRWSLAPASAIGDQGSATRWIAAIPQKNEMPSGDSLALRVPSNPCLMKRKKSPCLREIEKLQKQREKRRRLQLEIRAQRALNVNTGNPNCEIMRMIDEYRRHLDCSKVSSLEPREDHRICVCVRKRPLNQRETTMKDLDIITIPSDNVVMVHESKQKVDLTRYLENQTFCFDHAFDDTASNELVYQFTAQPLVESIFRRGMATCFAYGQTGSGKTHTMGGAFSGGDQDCSKGIYALVAQDVFLLLKTRAYEKLDLKVYGTFFEIYGGKVYDLLNWKKKLQVLEDGNQQMQVVGLQEQEVCSVEDVLNLVELGNSCRTSGQTSVNAHSSRSHAVFQIILKSGGKLHGKFSLVDLAGNERGADTAKANRKRQLEGAEINKSLLALKECIRALGQNKSHTPFRASKLTQVLRDSFIGQNSSTCMIATISPGMASCENTLNTLRYANRVKELALDLTPHHRCVYPVGPEVPRMLENHIRNSKTSLQRDGFINIPNIQSEKEKQAKDIETLSTPLVEDTGRTSWKESSQWPGNNIQETAGEGNYDADFCIAQLLSILDQKIGILTEIQKKLKLLRADLQKKTKYNGANGKRSDLK; from the coding sequence ATGGCCAGCCAGTTATGCCTCCCGGCCGCCCCCCGCCTCGCAGCCTTGAAACCCTTGAAGCCGCCCTCGGGGGACGTGCAAGTGGGTATCTGCGTGGCCATCCAGCGCAGCGACGGGCGGATCCACCTCGCTGTGGTCACAGAGATCAAAAGAGAAAACTCTTGGGTCACGGTAGAGTGGGTCGAAAAAGGAGTTAAAAAGGGCAAGAAGGTTGACCTAGAAACCATATTCCTGCTGAATCCCGCGCTGGCCTCTGCTGGACACCCCACGCCGTCCCCGCTGCTGCGCTGGTCTCTGGCGCCCGCTTCAGCCATCGGGGACCAGGGCTCCGCCACGCGCTGGATTGCGGCCATCCCCCAGAAAAACGAAATGCCCTCAGGGGACAGCCTGGCTCTCAGAGTCCCCAGCAACCCTTGCCTGATGAAGCGGAAAAAGTCCCCCTGCCTCCGGGAAATTGAGAAACTGCAAAAACAGCGGGAAAAGCGCAGGCGGCTGCAGCTGGAGATCCGAGCTCAGCGCGCCCTCAATGTCAACACGGGAAACCCCAACTGCGAGATCATGCGCATGATCGACGAGTACCGCAGGCACCTGGACTGCAGCAAGGTGTCCAGCCTGGAGCCCCGGGAGGACCACCGCATCTGCGTCTGCGTGAGGAAGCGTCCCCTCAACCAGCGGGAGACCACCATGAAGGACCTGGACATCATCACCATCCCCTCGGACAACGTGGTCATGGTGCATGAGTCCAAGCAAAAGGTAGACCTCACTCGCTACCTGGAGAACCAGACCTTCTGCTTCGACCATGCCTTCGATGACACCGCCTCCAACGAGTTAGTGTACCAGTTCACTGCCCAGCCGCTGGTGGAGTCCATCTTCCGCAGGGGCATGGCCACCTGCTTTGCCTACGGGCAGACAGGCAGCGGGAAAACGCACACCATGGGCGGAGCCTTCTCGGGAGGGGATCAAGACTGTTCTAAAGGCATTTATGCCCTGGTGGCGCAGGATGTCTTCCTCTTGCTCAAAACCAGAGCTTATGAGAAGCTGGACCTCAAAGTCTATGGgacattttttgagatttatggGGGCAAGGTGTATGATCTGTTGAACTGGAAGAAGAAGCTGCAAGTCCTCGAGGATGGCAATCAGCAAATGCAGGTGGTCGGACTGCAGGAGCAGGAGGTGTGTAGTGTGGAGGATGTGCTGAACCTCGTGGAACTAGGAAACAGCTGTCGGACTTCTGGCCAGACATCAGTCAATGCCCACTCTTCCAGGAGCCATGCCGTGTTCCAGATCATCCTAAAGTCAGGAGGGAAACTGCATGGCAAGTTTTCCCTCGTTGACTTAGCCGGGAACGAAAGGGGAGCAGATACTGCCAAAGCCAACCGGAAAAGGCAGCTGGAGGGGGCGGAGATAAATAAAAGTCTCCTAGCGCTCAAAGAATGCATCCGAGCTTTGGGTCAGAACAAGTCTCACACCCCATTCAGAGCCAGCAAACTGACGCAGGTGCTCCGGGACTCCTTTATAGGCCAGAACTCCTCCACTTGTATGATTGCTACCATCTCTCCAGGAATGGCCTCTTGTGAAAACACCCTCAACACTTTAAGATATGCAAATAGAGTGAAAGAATTAGCTCTGGATTTAACGCCCCACCATCGTTGTGTCTATCCGGTTGGACCTGAGGTGCCACGGATGTTGGAAAATCACATTAGAAATTCAAAAACATCCCTTCAGAGGGATGGATTTATTAATATACCTAATATacagagtgaaaaggaaaaacaggctaAAGACATCGAAACATTATCCACTCCGTTAGTGGAGGATACAGGGAGGACTTCATGGAAGGAATCAAGCCAATGGCCAGGGAACAACATCCAGGAGACAGCTGGTGAGGGAAATTACGATGCTGATTTTTGCATTGCCCAGTTATTGTCCATTTTGGATCAGAAAATAGGTATTCTGACTGAGAttcaaaagaaactgaaattattACGAGCTGACCTCCAAAAGAAGACCAAGTATAATGGAGCCAATGGTAAGAGGTCAGATCTGAAATGA